One genomic region from Spartobacteria bacterium encodes:
- a CDS encoding transposase — MRRRRIKRDGLAYYHLINRMTMRLMLLGDAEKEALRKLIRRVEGFTGVKVLTYALMTNHIHILVEEPEKGTDVGDDELLERLRYLYGDVGVREIVERWELWEGRGEMDAVEEEKARYRGRMHDISEFMKQIKQRFTCWYHRTHGTKGGLWQDRFKSVLVEDGAALRTMGAYIEMNPVRAGLVSDPKAYRFCGFGEAMGGGTLARKGIARISQEVERGEGWEMVSQSYFKHVLMYEEVRKNRNLMYMDQDLLREKMKNHITLTKFERLMCRCRYFTHGQVVGSQDFVEEFFAAHRGYFGPRRKHGRKKVRDGLGDLFAIREVRSG; from the coding sequence ATGAGAAGGCGGCGAATAAAGCGAGATGGATTAGCGTATTATCATTTGATTAATCGGATGACAATGCGGTTGATGTTGTTGGGGGATGCGGAGAAGGAAGCACTTCGTAAACTGATTCGGCGGGTCGAGGGGTTTACAGGGGTAAAGGTTTTGACGTATGCGTTGATGACAAATCACATTCATATTCTGGTGGAAGAGCCGGAGAAGGGGACGGATGTGGGGGACGATGAGTTGTTGGAGAGGTTGCGGTATTTGTATGGGGACGTCGGCGTTCGGGAGATTGTTGAACGTTGGGAATTGTGGGAAGGGCGTGGGGAAATGGATGCGGTGGAGGAGGAGAAAGCTCGTTATCGTGGGCGGATGCATGACATTTCGGAGTTTATGAAGCAGATTAAACAGCGCTTTACGTGTTGGTACCATCGCACACATGGGACGAAGGGCGGGTTGTGGCAGGATCGCTTTAAAAGTGTGCTTGTGGAGGATGGTGCGGCACTACGAACGATGGGGGCATATATCGAGATGAATCCAGTGAGGGCGGGACTGGTCAGTGATCCGAAGGCGTATCGTTTTTGTGGTTTTGGAGAGGCGATGGGTGGCGGAACACTTGCGAGGAAGGGGATTGCAAGGATATCACAGGAAGTAGAGCGGGGTGAAGGCTGGGAAATGGTTTCTCAATCATATTTTAAGCACGTTTTGATGTACGAAGAGGTTCGTAAAAATCGCAATTTGATGTATATGGATCAGGATTTGTTGCGGGAAAAGATGAAAAATCACATCACGTTGACGAAGTTCGAGCGATTAATGTGCCGTTGTCGGTACTTCACCCACGGTCAAGTGGTGGGCAGTCAGGATTTTGTGGAGGAATTCTTCGCGGCGCATCGGGGTTATTTCGGTCCGAGGCGCAAGCATGGACGGAAGAAGGTGCGCGATGGGTTAGGGGATTTGTTTGCCATTCGTGAGGTGCGGTCGGGTTGA
- a CDS encoding phosphoribosyltransferase — translation MKEIVKCYFTYNEIHRTIQQLSQQIINADFQFDLIVAIGTGGFIPARMLKTYINKSILTVGLSYYDEQDRVTDQPKKIQWIDEVENKLEGKRILLVDEVDDTRVTLSYCLNELYSHNPSEIGVAVLHNKKKAKGASFPSKLKRYFAGREIDDAWVCYPWDAKDIDAHDALAAAQFTQR, via the coding sequence ATGAAAGAAATCGTTAAGTGTTATTTCACATATAATGAAATTCACCGCACCATTCAGCAACTGTCGCAGCAGATCATCAACGCAGATTTTCAATTCGACCTGATTGTCGCCATCGGTACAGGCGGATTTATCCCGGCACGTATGCTGAAAACCTATATTAACAAATCCATTCTCACGGTCGGATTAAGCTATTATGACGAGCAGGATCGCGTCACCGATCAGCCTAAAAAAATTCAATGGATTGACGAAGTAGAAAACAAGCTGGAGGGAAAACGAATTCTGCTGGTAGACGAAGTGGATGACACACGAGTGACCCTCTCCTACTGCTTGAATGAACTCTACAGCCACAACCCGTCAGAAATCGGTGTAGCCGTGCTGCATAACAAAAAGAAGGCCAAAGGAGCCTCGTTCCCTTCCAAACTAAAACGCTATTTTGCGGGACGGGAAATTGATGATGCGTGGGTCTGTTATCCATGGGATGCGAAAGACATTGACGCCCATGATGCCCTGGCTGCCGCTCAATTTACCCAACGATAA